In Haemophilus parainfluenzae, the sequence CCACCTCGTATTTGCGGTATCATAAGCACAGTTTTTAGTTTAAATTGAAATCCTTATGGCATCACAAAGACAAATCCAATCTCCAGATCAGAAAACTGAACAAGTTAGCATCCCGCCTCATTCCACTGAAGCTGAACAAGCCGTACTTGGCGGCATTATGTTGAGTAATCAACATTGGGATGGTATTGCAGAAAGAGTGATTGCTGAGGATTTTTATACTTTTGCGCATAAAGCAATCTTCCAAACCATGGAAGAATTAATGCGCAACCAAACACCGATTGATTTAATCACCCTTGATCAAGCCCTTAAAGCGAAAGGTATTAGTGATTCTGTAGGCGGTTTTGCTTATTTAGCGGATCTTTCTAATAATACGCCAAATGCCATTAATATTTTGGCTTATGCTGAAATCGTGCGTGAAAAAGCGATTTTGCGTGAGCTTATTGCTGTGGGAAATCGTATCGCAGAAAACAGCTATTCTCCGAAAGGCAAAGACATCAAAATGGTGTTGGATGAAGCCGAGAGAGAAGTGTTTGCTATTGCTGAAAAACGCAGTTCTTCAACTGAAGGACCACAAAATGTGATCAGCGTGTTGGAAAGTACTATTGCTCGAATTGACACCTTAAGTAAGCTTGAAAATCATAGCGGTGTGACAGGGGTCACAACGGGCTTTGTTGACTTAGATAAGAAAACAGCAGGTTTACAGCCTTCAGACCTCATCATTGTCGCTGCACGTCCTTCTATGGGTAAAACCACGTTTGCGATGAACCTTTGTGAAAATGCCGCCATGGCAAGTGATAAGCCTGTGTTGGTATTCAGTTTAGAGATGCCTGCGGAACAAATCATGATGCGTATGATTGCCTCTCTTGCTCGCGTGGACCAAACCAAAATTCGTACTGGTCAAAATTTGGATGAAACGGAATGGAGCAAAATTGCCAGCGTGTTTGGGATGTTTAAGCAAAAAAATAACCTTTATATCGATGATTCTTCAGGTTTAACCCCAACAGAATTGCGCTCTCGAGCACGTCGTGTGTACCGCGAAAACAATGGTTTGAGCATGATTATGGTGGATTACCTTCAGTTAATGCGTGCACCGGCATTCTCAGATAACCGAACCTTAGAGATTGCTGAGATTTCACGTTCTTTAAAAGCCTTAGCGAAAGAATTAGAAGTCCCCGTTGTAGCTCTTTCCCAGCTTAACCGTACTTTGGAACAACGTGCAGATAAACGTCCAGTAAACTCAGACTTGCGTGAATCAGGCTCTATTGAGCAGGATGCTGACTTGATTATGTTCATTTATCGTGACGAAGTGTATAACGATAATTCTGAAGATAAAGGTGTTGCTGAAATCATTATCGGTAAACAACGTAACGGTCCGATTGGTCGTGTACGTTTAGCATTTAACGGTCAATTCTCACGCTTTGATAACCTTGCCGAACAGCGTGAATACAGAGATGATTATTAGGCAAGAGATAACGGATTAGAAAAATGAACGTAAAACCGGCAACAGCGAAAATCAGTTCGCTTGCCCTAAAACATAATTTACAAGTTATTAAAGAAAAAGCACCACACAGCAAAATTATTGCCGTGGTAAAAGCAAACGCATATGGTCACGGTGTGGTATTTGTCTCATCCGCTTTAGAAAGTATGGTGGATTGTTTTGCTGTAGCACGTTTGGAAGAGGCGTTATCTTTACGCTCCAACGGTATTATTAAACCGATCTTATTGCTAGAAGGCTTTTTTGATGAAAAAGACTTACCGATTATTGCGGTAAATAACATTGAAACAGTGGTTCATAACCGTGAACAGCTTGAAGCATTAAAACGAGCTGTAGTACCAAGTCCAATTAAAGTCTGGTTAAAAATTGATACCGGTATGCACCGTTTAGGTGTGTCACTTGATGAAGTGGATTATTTTTATCAAGAGCTGAAAAAACTTCCTCAAATTCAACCGCACTTAGGTTTTGTGAGTCATTTTAGCCGTGCTGATGAGTTAGATTCAGATTATACTCAAGTTCAGCTCGATCGTTTCCTTCAAGCGACAAAAGATAAAGCAGGAGAGCGAACCATTGCTGCATCAGGCGGGATTTTATTCTGGCCAGAAGCCCATTTAGATTGTATTCGCCCAGGGATTATTATGTACGGTATTTCACCAACGGATACTGTCGGTGCTGAATTTGGTTTAACTCCTGTGATGAATTTAACGTCATCTTTGCTTGCTGTACGTGAACATAAAAAAGGTGAACCTGTTGGCTATGGTGGTATTTGGACCAGTCCGAAAGATACCAAAATTGGTGTCGTCGCTATTGGTTACGGTGATGGATATCCGCGTGATGTGCCAGAAGGTACGCCAGTTTATCTAAATGGTCGAATTGTTCCTATTGTCGGTCGCGTCTCAATGGATATGCTGACGGTGGATTTAGGTCCAGATAGCCAAGATAAAGTCGGTGATGAAGTGATCTTATGGGGTAAGGAATTACCAATTGAAACGGTAGCTAAATACAGTGGTATTTTAAGCTATGAATTGATTACAAAATTAACGCCGCGTGTTATAACAGAATATGTCGATTAATTGTTTTTGTAAGAAAGCAAAAATGTAAAGAATTCAATTTTTTAAAGGAAATATTCATGAAAAACATCAACCCAACCAATACACAAGCTTGGAAAGCACTTGAAGCTCATAAATCTCAGCTGGCTAATACCACGATTGCTGATTTGTTCAAACAAGAACAAAATCGTTTTAACGATTATTCTTTAAGTTTTGAAAATCAAATCTTAGTGGATTTTTCAAAAAATAAAATTAACCAAGAAACCCTCAAATTGCTTCGTCAATTAGCCAAAGAGTCTGCATTAGATGAAGCAATTAATGCTATGTTTACAGGCGAGAAAATTAATCGTACAGAAAATCGTGCCGTATTACATACCGCACTTCGTAACCGTTCAAATACGCCTGTCTATGTAGATGGCAAAGATGTAATGCCGGAAGTGAATGCAGTATTAGCAAAAATGAGTGCTTTCTGTGAGCGTGTGATTTCAGGTGAGTGGAAAGGTTATACCGGAAAAGCAATTACTGATGTGGTGAATATCGGTATCGGTGGTTCGGACTTAGGCCCTTATATGGTGACCGAAGCGCTTCGTCCTTATAAAAATCACTTGAATATGCACTTTGTTTCAAACGTAGATGGTACACATATCGCTGAAACGTTGAAAAAAGTAAATCCTGAAACCACACTTTTCTTAGTCGCATCTAAAACCTTTACCACACAAGAAACTATGACCAATGCGAATTCTGCGCGTGATTGGTTATTAGCTGCAGCGAAAGATAACAGCTCAGTGGCAAAACACTTCGCCGCACTTTCAACCAATGGTAAAGCCGTAGCAGAATTTGGAATTGATACAAACAACATGTTTGAGTTCTGGGATTGGGTTGGTGGCCGTTATTCTTTATGGTCTGCAATCGGTCTTTCTATCGCACTTTCAATCGGCTTTGATAATTTTGAAGCACTATTAAGTGGTGCGCATGAAATGGATAAACATTTCCGTACTGCACCATTAGAAAAAAATATCCCAGCGACATTAGCGTTAGTCGGTTTATGGAATACCAACTTCCTTGGTGCGCAAACTGAAGCAATTTTACCTTATGACCAATATTTACACCGTTTTGCGGCTTATTTCCAACAAGGTAACATGGAATCAAACGGTAAATATGTCGATCGTAATGGCAATGTTATTCGTGATTATCAAACCGGCCCAATTATTTGGGGGGAACCAGGTACAAACGGTCAACATGCGTTCTACCAATTGATTCACCAAGGTACGATGTTAATTCCTTGTGACTTTATCGCACCAGCACAAAGTCATAATCCATTAGGTGACCATCATAGCAAATTGTTATCAAACTTCTTTGCACAAACTGAAGCACTTGCTTTCGGTAAAACCAAAGAAGAAGTTGAAGCAGAGTTTGTGAAAGCCGGTAAGTCGTTGGATGAGGTAAAAGATATTGTGCCATTTAAAGTCTTTACCGGTAACAAACCGACCAACTCTATTTTAGTGCAAAAAATTACACCATTTGTTCTTGGTGCATTAATTGCGATGTATGAACACAAAATTTTTGCACAAGGTGTGATTTTTAATATCTTTAGTTTCGACCAATGGGGCGTGGAATTAGGTAAACAATTAGCGAATCGAATTCTTCCTGAATTGGCTGACAAAGAGAAAGTGACAAGCCATGATAGCTCAACCAATGGATTGATTAATCAATTCAAAGCATGGCGATAATATAAAGTAAAAAGAGCGGTCAAAATTGACCGCTCTTTTTTATGTTAATCAAACTGATTTGACTTTCCACATACAGCCTACGCTGATAAAAATTAGTGCCACAGCGATATAAAAAACAGAGTTGTAATGCCAAATTTCCGCAATAATACCCGCAATAGGTCCTCCGATAATCCAACTGCTTTTTGCTGCATTACTAAATAAGGTGGTGGCAGTGCCCATTTTAGTCGGCATTAAGTCTTGGAAATACACCATGCCAATCGTAGCCGTAATACCGATAAAAATCGCATTAAGCATTTGTAATCCGATAAGCTGCCAAGTTTGCTCTGCGAATAATAAACTTGAATAGAAGGCGAGGCCTGAAATTAAAGCAATCATCATCAAGCGTTTTTTACTGAAATATTTGGTGAGATAGCCCGCCAAAATCATCACAGGAATTTCCAAGCCTGCAGCCGTCCCCATTAATGTTCCTGCCAGTTCTTTGTCTAAATGTAATTCATTAATCACAAATAATGGCATATTAATGAGATACATGCTGTTACATGTCCAAAGTAATAGGTTAGCGATGAACAAGTAAATCACACTTTTTCTTGGTGGCGTATTGTCTAAAACCTCTTGATTTTTAACCGCACTTTGACGAGGAATTTTCGGCAATAATTTGCTGACACCTGCACACAGTAAAAAGGCAGAACCTGCCACCAAATACATGTAATCAAAGCCCCAGTTTAACGCAATGAAAAAAGAAAGCGGTGGCCCAACAATCCAAGCCAATGAGATTTGAGTTCGCATAATTGTGGTGAACATCACCGCTTCACGATGACTACTTTCAGCATATTCTCGCGCTAAAGCAAAAGATTGCGGATTAGCGGATGAACCTAGCCCTAATAGCGTTGTGCCGATAATAATTAACACATAATAATTTCGGCTATAAGCAAAAATCAGACAGCCAAGCACAGCAATTAAACAGCAAACAATCATCACTTTGCGACGGTCATCTTGCTTATCAGAATATTTTGCGAGAATTTGGCTCAAGATAATGCCAATAATGGCATTGACTGAATAGAACAAGCCCACAAAAAAAGGTGAAACTTGAATCTCTTGAGAGAGATATAAACTCAAGGTCGGTGTTTGAAACGCAGAGGCAATTCCCGTTAAAAAGGCAATCAATAGAAAATTGAACGCCACAATATTGGATGGTGTTGAGTTTTGTTGTTGAACAAACATAGTCATTAATTTTAATAAAAGAGCGTAGTTGGAAATAAAAGTGCGGTTAATTTTAACCGCACTTTCATATTTTATTTTGTTGCGTTAGAACGTTTATCTAATTCAGCTTTGATCTTAGCCATATTTTCTTGCGTGAAGAAATTATCAATATTTTTCCAAACAGAATGATAGCCGTAAGGGCCTTGTTGCATTTCACGTTTGGCTTCATTGAGATCCCAATTTTGATAAATCACACGGTAGCTTGCAACAATTAAGCCAGTTCTGTCAGCGCCATGATAACAATGCACTAAAACCGCACCATTTTTTTGGTGTTGTTTGATTTGCCACAGAATATCAGCCACTTCATCTGGACTAATTGACCAAGTCAGTAATGGGGTATTAATCAAGTTGATCTTAGTATGACCAAATGCTTGTTTATCATCATTACGGTCAAAAAAGCGTAAATTCACAATTGTGTGAATATTCAACTTATTTAATAATGTTTCAGATTGCGGCTCTAATTGCTCACTACGGTAAAATTTATTATCAATCTGATATAAATTTTCCTGTTTGCTGATTAGCGTTGCCCAATGTTCTGTATTTTTTGGCGGTTCACTTGGTGTTGTCGTACAGGCGATTAATGAAAAAGCCGTTAAAGCAAAAAGGACATTTTTGCTCATCTTGTATAAATTGAAATGAGTTTGTTTCATAAAAACCTTTTAAATATATTGAATAGCCGGTAAATAACCGATCATTAAATCTAACGGGCGATTGCTGGTTATTGTATTCTCTCTGTTCTCAATGAAAAATCTTGATGTCATCGCTTTTTCACCGTGATTCAAGAAAATTTCAATAATTGAGCGATCAAAGAAGATTTCAACGGTCTGCAAATTTTCAATTTCGCAGAAACGTTTCGTATCGAATTTCTCCATTAATTCGGTTTGTTCGCTTTGACTGCGATCTAAGCAAATCAAACCATTTTCGTAAGATAGATGCAGTGATTGTCCTTTTTCATTTTGGAAGAAGGTTAAGTCAAAGGCTTGGTTATTTACCTCAAATTTAAGATACGCACGATCTAAATTAGCAATATCCGCTTTTCCATTGAGATGAAACGCTGAAAGTGCGGTCAGATTTTCGCATATTTTAGCAATCGGACGTTGATAAATTTTTGTCCCTTCTAAGCGCAATTCTCTTGGCAAGGTTAAAGCAGAATGCCATTTAAATTTATCTGTTGGGTAAGTTAAATCAGGCAAACCAATCCAACCGAAAAGCACAGCACAAGTTTGATTATCTAAGCCACCAAACGTTTGTGGTGCGTAGAAATCAAAACCCTGATCTAATTCGCCGATATATTCTGCTTCAAAGCTTAAATCCGTTAATTTACCCACAGCATAAGTCGCATGATAATTATTTTGGAATTGATGAGCTTCTCGATCTTTACCTTGTGGCGACCAAATAAACACATCTTTATCACGGAGCTTCAATAGATCAGGGCATTCCCACATAAACACGTTTTTATTATCAAAAGCAGGCAAGGAAAGCTCACCTAATAAACGAGGCGTATCTTCAAGATTGTCCATTTCAAAAATAATGGCTGTTCCCGTGAGGTTTTCTCGCTGTGCACCACAGATAAAACGGATTTTTCCGTCTTCAGTAAAATACGGTTTAGGATCACGAACATGCTCTGTATAACCTTCAGGCGCATTTTCAATTAACGGACGTTTGCTAAGCAATTTTCCATTAAGATTGAAAATTGCTAAATTTTGATAAGGCACGCGTTGATTATCACTTGGTCGACGAGTATTGCCGGTATAGAACATGGCCAATTTGTCACCAACTTTCAAAGCGCCACCAGAATAACAGCCGTGAGACTCAAAAAGCTCGCAAGGAATCAGATCATCTGCTGATTGATAATGTTGGAAGTCTTTCGTGATTAAATGCTTCCAATGTTTCATCCCGTGAATTGCATCGAATGGAAACCATTGGTAGAACAGATGATACTTTTCACCATCAAAGATCAAACCATTCGGATCATTCATTAAGCCGGTTGGTGGGGCAATATGAAAGTGCGGTCGAAAATCGTTGTCTTTTTGCACGGTTTCAGCAATTTCTGCGAGCTCGCCTTTTTCTGCGGCTAGGATGCTTTTGTATTTGCCATTATTGAAAATAATCATCGTGATCGTGCCTCGTTAATGTGATTGGGTCAAAAGGTGCAATAATTTGCACCTTTGCTCCTTAGTTGGCTAGGAAGGCTGCTAATTGTGCTTTATTGGGTAGCGCAGACATCGCCCCTTTTGCTGTTGTAGCAAGGGCACCACAAGCATTGGCTTGACGGATAATTTGCACAAGCACATCATTTTCTTTCCAGTTTGAATGCTGTGAAAGTCCAGCAAGTAGGCCACCAACGAAAGCATCGCCAGCACCCGTTGTATCAACAGGTTGTAAGGCTTTTCCAGAAATCACATCTTTCTTACCTTCTAAGTGATAGAGTGCACCATCTTTACCTAAAGTCACGATAATCAATTTTTCAGGATAAAGTGCGGTCACTTTTTCAAAGGCTTTTTCAAGGCTGTCAGTATTAGTCAAAAGCGTTAATTCTTCTTCAGAGAATTTTAATACGTCAGCCAATGCAACGGCTTCCATGACCACGGTTTTCATTTCTTCTAAGCTTGACCAAAGTGATTCACGTAGATTTGGATCAAAAGAGAAGAAACCACCAGCAGCTTTAATACGACGAATTGCTTCAAAGGTGGCTTCGCGAGATGGATTATTAATCAGCGCAATAGAGCAGCAATGTAGCCATTCACCTTGTTGGAAAGGTGGTAAATCGCTTGCTTGTAAGAACTGATCCGCACTTGGGTTTACCATAAAGGTAAAGCTGCGTTCGCCATTATCTAAACCAACCACAACCGTAGAGGTGCGATGTTGCGGATCTAAAATCATATGTTGTGTATTCACATTTTCCGCATTTAAGGTGTCTTGCATAAATTGGCCAAGGGGATCGTTACCTACGCGACCAATAAAGGCACTTGGACTACCTAAACGTGCTACGCCAACAGCCACATTTGCAGGGGCGCCACCGGCACAACGTAAATAATGATTTTCACCGTCAGGAATAAGATCGACAACCGCATCGCCTGTTACCCAGATTTTTTGGCTCATATTATTTTCCCTCTATTGTGGATATCAGTTAAAAAATAACCGCACTTAAAAAGAGCGGTCATTTTCATAGGTGTTTTATGCGATGGTTACGCGTGCAAACTTACGTTTACCGACTTGGTAAACATTCGTGCCTTTTGGTGCATTGGCTTTCATGTCTTCGACTTTTTCGCCATTGATTTTCACACCACCTTGCTTCGCTGAGCGAATCGCTTCAGAAGTAGAAGGAACCAGTCCTGCTTCTTTTAATAAGGTGGCTAAACCAATTTCGCCTTCAAAGGTGAATTCAGGCATTTCATCCGGCATTGCACCTTTTTGGAAACGGTTAATAAATTCTTGTTCAGCCGCCTCTGCCGCTGCTTCATCGTGGAAACGTGCGATGATCTCTTTCGCTAATAAAATCTTCACATCACGTGGGTTTTTACCATTTGCTACTTCTGCTTTTAATTCAGCAATTTCAGTGAGTGGACGGAAAGAAAGTAAGTTGTACCAATCCCACATTAAGTCATCCGAGATCGACATGATTTTACCGAACATATCGCTTGGTGCATCTGTCACGCCGATGTAGTTGCCTAATGATTTAGACATTTTCTTCTCACCGTCTAAACCAACAAGTAATGGAAGCGTAATCGCTACCTGTGGTTTCTGACCGGCTGATTTTTGTAACTCGCGACCAACAAGTAAGTTAAATTTTTGGTCTGTACCACCAAGTTCCACGTCTGCTTCTAAAGCAACAGAGTCATGGCCTTGTAATAAAGGATAAATAAATTCGTGAATTGCGATAGGTTGATTGTTACCAAAACGTTTTTTGAAGTCATCACGTTCTAGCATACGCGCTACGGTGTAGTTACTTGCTAAACGGATCATCCCTTCAGTACCCAATTTACCCAACCATTCAGAGTTGAATACGATTTTCGTTTTTTGTGGGTCTAGAATTTTGTAAATCTGTTCTTTATAGGTTTCCGCATTGCGAAGCACATCTTCGCGGCTAAGCGGTGGGCGAGTGGTATTTTTACCAGATGGGTCACCGACCATACCCGTGAAATCACCGATTAAGAAATAGACTTCGTGGCCTAATTGTTGGAATTGACGAAGTTTGTTTAATACCACGGTATGCCCTAAGTGAATATCCGGAGCAGTAGGGTCTGCACCAAGTTTAATTTTAAGTGGGCGATTTTCTTTTAGTTTTTCGATTAAATCCGCTTCAGAAAGAATCTCATCAGTACCGCGTTTTAGTTCTGCGAGAACGGTATTAATATCAGTCATTCTATTTCCTAATGTTATTTTAATATTAAAGGCTACATTATAGAGAATATGGCTGAAATGAAAAGATTGAGATGAAAAAAAACGCCTATTTGTGGGGAAATAGGCGTGAAGTTGGAGTGATTATCTGTTTGTTTTTGGAATGGCTAGATGATAACTATTATCAAATACCTTGTCAACAACAAAATGCAAATAATTCTCAATTATTTTTTAATCGATGTAAGGTACACTTTCTGTGAGAGAAAGTGCGGTCGGAATTCCATCTGAAATGTCAAATTTTCCCGCATAAGCATAAGCTTCAACGCCCTGAGATTTTGCGTCTTTTAAAAGGCGATCATATTCAGGATCTACAAACTCAGCGATTTTAAAACGATCGAAGCCATCATGTAATCCGGCAAAGAGAACAACGGCGCGATGTCCTTGTTTTTTCATGGCTAAAAGCTCACGAACATGTTTTTGTCCACGAGTGGTAACGGCATCGGGAAACATTCCTAATGTGCCTTTTACAAAGGTGATGGATTTCACTTCAACATAACAATCTGTCAAGCCTTCACCTTTAAGTAAGAAGTCGATACGGCTATTTTCTTCACCATATTTCACTTCAGGATAAATTTCATCATACATAGCGAGTTCTTTGATTTGTTTATTTTGCAAGGCTTCAAAAACTAACTGGTTGGATCTGTGCGTATTAATGCAAACAAGTTGGCCATTTGCTAATTGCGTTAATTCCCAACTGTGTGGATATTTGCGAGTTTGGCTATCAGAATGAGAGTACCAAACGGTATCACCTTTTTCACCACAGCCAGTCATTGCACCAGTATTTGCACAATGAATGGTGATGACTTCGCCATTTGGTAATTCAATATCAGTTAAAAAGCGTTTATAGCGGCGAATTAATTTTGCGGATTGTAGAGTAGGGAGTTGCATAGCTTATTCCTTGTTAAAAGAAAGTGCGGTCGAATTTAATGATGAAATTGACCGCACTTTGTTCTTATAGATGTTTGGTTATATTAAACAATTATTCAATGGCATATTCAATAGTGACGACTAAGCGCGCTTTTTTCTCAATAGTGCTAGTGTCGTAGCTACCAGTGTAATCGCTAGAGTCATCGGCATCAGGATTTGGCGCTTGAATGTAGAATGGCCCTTGTGAAGCGGATTTTAATACGCCAACTTTTACATTACTGGTTTTCGCAAACTCTTCAGCACGAACATGTGCATCTTGTGTGGCTTTTGAAATTAATTCACGTTTAATTTGTTCAAGATTTTCTAAGTAATAGTTTGGATCACCAAAACTAATGTCTTGGTTGTTGGCAACTAATTGGTGAATATTGGTGAGTGCTTTTTGTAACTTAGTCAGTTCTTTGGTTGAAATTCTGATTGCTCTTGATGCATCAAAGCCATTGTCTCTACTTTTGGTTTCACCTTTTTCATTTTCATAATAGTCAGTATGAGTAGAAACATCTAATTCTGTGATTTCTCGATTTTCATCAGCGAAACCTTGTGCTTTAAGGAAACGAACGGCTTCATTCAAGTTTTTCTGATTCGCTGCCATTGCATCATTATATGTTGGACCCCAACCGCTTACACGAATAACCCATGTTCCTTGTGTTGAGGTGTAATGGCTTTCTGCCAAGCCCTTAACTGAAATAGAGCCGGTCTGGCGTAAATTTTTAAATTGATTACCTAAGATAAACGCTGATGCCATCAATCCAACTGCAAGAATGATGCCAAAAATAGCGAGATAAGATTTTTTGCTGTTCATATAATGTCCATGATGTGGAATAAAAGAGTAGTTATTATAATCTAAATTTTAGGGATGTGGATATAAACAATATCTTGATAAGATTAATTTCATGAAAGTTGGTGATTCGATACGGGTTATTAATGTAGTATATGCTTTCGAATTGTTATAACGATAGAAAAGATAAATCTCAGTGAGTTTAGACTCCAAATAGTTTTTGTTCATTCTATCAGTATGGAAAGGTGTATTATGAAAATCAAGGTGATTTTATTAGGTGTGATGGGATTATTGCTATCTAATATTGTGCTAGCTAATCATGAAATTAAATTTGATGATATTTGGAATTTTAAAATTTCCGTTACTGAAATGAAAGGGAATAGAAAAATTCACTTAACTGGTTTGTTAGGAAATAGTGCAATGGGCATATCAGATAGCAAAATAACAATTCATGATGATGAATTAAATATTGTTTTGTTTGAGACATTAGCAAAGGGTAAGTATTCAGGTGATTTGAATAAAGAAATTATCATTGAAAAACCTGTTAAGAAAATTACTTTTGGTTCTGATTATAAAGTTATATGGCAAAATTAAGCTAGATTCTAACTATTGCATAATGGAATGGTGAGCTAATTTTGACTTGCGCACTTAGCAAAGAAAACTTAGCTTTAACTAAGAAAACAAATTAAGTATATATGATAATGAATGAATTGATTAACATTTACATAAATAATGGATTTAGTTTGTTTAAGCAGGGCGAAAGTATTGTCATTATTCCCACAAAATTATCAATTAGGGTTTTAGATATTCTGGAAGGTTTAAATCTTCTTATTCTAGGTGGTGATATATATCGAAAATCAGGTGATGATTTTGAACATACATACGATAGCTGGTATTACGATGGTAATGTTCATAGTGAAAGTATTATGGTGGCTAGACAATATTTAGATAATTTAAGGGAGCAAGATTTATATGTGTCCTTTGTTTTCAAATAAATCAAAATAATAAAAATTTTACAAAATACTGAAATCTTCCCGAGTAAACCAGCTTTAAACCCAAATATAGTCTAAATTTCTTGTAAGTTTAGTTTTATAGTTCATAACTAATTTTTATTTTATGAAAAGTATTGAAAATAGCATAGGTTATTTTTTGTAGCAGAATGACTTATATCATTGTTTAGATTTTTATACTTCCATCAAAGTTAGTGTCAAAACCATCAGTATATTTATCTAAACTTAGTTCAAGTTTATTTTGGATTTCTCTAATCCAAAAAACAAAATTGAAGAAAATATGAGTGTTTTCAATATTCACCTCAAATATACCGTTGTCTTGATGTGAAATCTGTAATTGTTCTAATATAGAAATAAACTTATCTGTGTTAGATCTTATGTCATCTATGTCGGCTTTTCTAAGTTCATTAATAAAATAAATTTCATCATTTATATTAATGATTGTAGGATAGTCCATTAACTCTTTATGCAGTAACTCTATCAACATATATTTTTTAGTCATGAGGTTGTAATCTGGCTAGTGTATTCATCATACCAAAATCAACCGCACTTTTACCTTCTTAAATTTAAAAATTAAAACAAATTCTTGATTTACCATTGACTTTTTGACCTATAGCCCTTATTTTACGGATTGATGTTTCATCAACTTTATTCTTTGTAAAATAAGGAGCTTTTATGCAATCTCGCATTGTTGTTAATTCACAGGAAGAATCACTACTTAGCACACATAAAGTGCTACGTAACACCTATTTCTTATTGGGATTAACGATGGCATTTTCGGCAGTTGTTGC encodes:
- the pgi gene encoding glucose-6-phosphate isomerase, which gives rise to MKNINPTNTQAWKALEAHKSQLANTTIADLFKQEQNRFNDYSLSFENQILVDFSKNKINQETLKLLRQLAKESALDEAINAMFTGEKINRTENRAVLHTALRNRSNTPVYVDGKDVMPEVNAVLAKMSAFCERVISGEWKGYTGKAITDVVNIGIGGSDLGPYMVTEALRPYKNHLNMHFVSNVDGTHIAETLKKVNPETTLFLVASKTFTTQETMTNANSARDWLLAAAKDNSSVAKHFAALSTNGKAVAEFGIDTNNMFEFWDWVGGRYSLWSAIGLSIALSIGFDNFEALLSGAHEMDKHFRTAPLEKNIPATLALVGLWNTNFLGAQTEAILPYDQYLHRFAAYFQQGNMESNGKYVDRNGNVIRDYQTGPIIWGEPGTNGQHAFYQLIHQGTMLIPCDFIAPAQSHNPLGDHHSKLLSNFFAQTEALAFGKTKEEVEAEFVKAGKSLDEVKDIVPFKVFTGNKPTNSILVQKITPFVLGALIAMYEHKIFAQGVIFNIFSFDQWGVELGKQLANRILPELADKEKVTSHDSSTNGLINQFKAWR
- a CDS encoding replicative DNA helicase, which produces MASQRQIQSPDQKTEQVSIPPHSTEAEQAVLGGIMLSNQHWDGIAERVIAEDFYTFAHKAIFQTMEELMRNQTPIDLITLDQALKAKGISDSVGGFAYLADLSNNTPNAINILAYAEIVREKAILRELIAVGNRIAENSYSPKGKDIKMVLDEAEREVFAIAEKRSSSTEGPQNVISVLESTIARIDTLSKLENHSGVTGVTTGFVDLDKKTAGLQPSDLIIVAARPSMGKTTFAMNLCENAAMASDKPVLVFSLEMPAEQIMMRMIASLARVDQTKIRTGQNLDETEWSKIASVFGMFKQKNNLYIDDSSGLTPTELRSRARRVYRENNGLSMIMVDYLQLMRAPAFSDNRTLEIAEISRSLKALAKELEVPVVALSQLNRTLEQRADKRPVNSDLRESGSIEQDADLIMFIYRDEVYNDNSEDKGVAEIIIGKQRNGPIGRVRLAFNGQFSRFDNLAEQREYRDDY
- a CDS encoding dual specificity protein phosphatase family protein; protein product: MKQTHFNLYKMSKNVLFALTAFSLIACTTTPSEPPKNTEHWATLISKQENLYQIDNKFYRSEQLEPQSETLLNKLNIHTIVNLRFFDRNDDKQAFGHTKINLINTPLLTWSISPDEVADILWQIKQHQKNGAVLVHCYHGADRTGLIVASYRVIYQNWDLNEAKREMQQGPYGYHSVWKNIDNFFTQENMAKIKAELDKRSNATK
- the alr gene encoding alanine racemase; the encoded protein is MNVKPATAKISSLALKHNLQVIKEKAPHSKIIAVVKANAYGHGVVFVSSALESMVDCFAVARLEEALSLRSNGIIKPILLLEGFFDEKDLPIIAVNNIETVVHNREQLEALKRAVVPSPIKVWLKIDTGMHRLGVSLDEVDYFYQELKKLPQIQPHLGFVSHFSRADELDSDYTQVQLDRFLQATKDKAGERTIAASGGILFWPEAHLDCIRPGIIMYGISPTDTVGAEFGLTPVMNLTSSLLAVREHKKGEPVGYGGIWTSPKDTKIGVVAIGYGDGYPRDVPEGTPVYLNGRIVPIVGRVSMDMLTVDLGPDSQDKVGDEVILWGKELPIETVAKYSGILSYELITKLTPRVITEYVD
- a CDS encoding MFS transporter, which codes for MFVQQQNSTPSNIVAFNFLLIAFLTGIASAFQTPTLSLYLSQEIQVSPFFVGLFYSVNAIIGIILSQILAKYSDKQDDRRKVMIVCCLIAVLGCLIFAYSRNYYVLIIIGTTLLGLGSSANPQSFALAREYAESSHREAVMFTTIMRTQISLAWIVGPPLSFFIALNWGFDYMYLVAGSAFLLCAGVSKLLPKIPRQSAVKNQEVLDNTPPRKSVIYLFIANLLLWTCNSMYLINMPLFVINELHLDKELAGTLMGTAAGLEIPVMILAGYLTKYFSKKRLMMIALISGLAFYSSLLFAEQTWQLIGLQMLNAIFIGITATIGMVYFQDLMPTKMGTATTLFSNAAKSSWIIGGPIAGIIAEIWHYNSVFYIAVALIFISVGCMWKVKSV